The following proteins are encoded in a genomic region of Acidobacteriota bacterium:
- a CDS encoding glycosyltransferase family 2 protein, whose product MKISVKINVYNEADNIAAACESVAWADELVVCDSASTDNTVEIARRYTDKIFQREFRGYKDKHLYSDSLTTGDWILWLDADERVTPELCAATEALRQQDPTALPDGFKIARRTFYLGRWIKHSGWYPDYQMRLYRKAASYWDGVAPHEVAHVRGRVEILPGELLHYTKRDLSDHHRVLDTYTTLAAEHLHKSGKRARMAELFVLPVAAFVRTYLLKQGFRDGVQGLIIAMFTAYSVFLKYAKIWELEHNSNKN is encoded by the coding sequence TTGAAAATCTCCGTCAAAATCAACGTCTATAACGAAGCCGATAACATCGCCGCCGCCTGCGAATCGGTCGCCTGGGCGGACGAACTTGTCGTCTGCGACTCGGCTTCGACCGACAATACAGTTGAAATTGCGCGCCGGTATACCGACAAGATTTTTCAGCGCGAATTTCGCGGTTACAAAGACAAGCACCTGTATTCCGATTCGCTGACAACGGGCGATTGGATACTTTGGCTCGACGCCGATGAACGAGTGACGCCGGAGTTGTGCGCCGCTACCGAAGCCTTGCGCCAACAAGACCCGACGGCGTTGCCGGATGGCTTCAAGATCGCGCGGCGCACGTTTTATTTGGGTCGGTGGATCAAGCATTCGGGCTGGTATCCCGATTACCAGATGCGGCTTTATCGCAAGGCCGCCAGTTATTGGGACGGTGTTGCGCCACACGAAGTCGCCCACGTGCGCGGGCGCGTTGAAATTTTGCCGGGCGAGTTGCTGCATTACACCAAACGCGACCTGAGCGACCATCATCGTGTGCTCGACACCTACACCACGCTCGCGGCGGAACACTTGCACAAGAGCGGCAAGCGCGCGCGGATGGCGGAGTTGTTTGTGTTGCCGGTGGCGGCCTTTGTGCGCACGTACCTGCTCAAACAAGGCTTTCGCGATGGCGTGCAGGGATTGATTATTGCAATGTTCACGGCCTACAGTGTGTTCCTGAAATACGCCAAAATCTGGGAGTTGGAGCACAATTCAAACAAGAATTGA